Part of the Echeneis naucrates chromosome 1, fEcheNa1.1, whole genome shotgun sequence genome, AAGTGAATCCAGATTGTGAGGACTCTTTTAAGACTGTGCAGACACTTATTCTGAGTATAAAACTGAGCAGAAGTGAGTCTCACAAAAATTATAAGCatgtgacacaaaaaacatcagacAAAACTGTTGTCTATGGTCAGGATGAAGGAAGTCCATCGATATCTTTTTAGTGTGAGGTATCGCCAGAAGATTACACTCTCAATTTGCCATTTCACAGACATGGCTGCCATAAGTCTCCTATAGCTGCCGCTTTTAGTTGAGTTAGACAATTAAAAACTCAAAGTGTTGTCACTGAATCTGCAATGTGAATTTTATCAATCACAAAATATATTGGAACTATATAATTACGccaaagtaaaattaaaatgtcatatcAGTATTTCTAAGTAATGAGAGACCATCCTGTTTTGAAATGGGAACGTTCCGCTCTGGCAACGATGTGTGACCATTTTTAAAAGGCATATATCTTCATGTGTTGAAGCTAATTCTTACCCAGAAAAAATGGTGATAAATCAATGAATCTTTTTAATAAGTACTCATGATTGGTCAAAATTGTTATCTAATCTTGATggctttaattttaaatttgctAAATTGTTCTGCACTACAGTTTCATGCCTCAATACCTCCAGCACTCTGGCAGAAATAACATCATTGAAATTTGTCAACTTCAAATGAGAAAAGCAagttcttttattttgtgtctgctACTCCAACTCTGACTCAcagtttttttcaaaattgtGCATCCTGTCTTAAATGAGAAGACCAAAGCTGAAACACCCAAATTGAAGATAATTATCCCAGTCATCATAATACAAATTAATTTAAGCCTTGGAAACATAGTTTCTCAAAAATGAATGAGTGGAAACAAGTCTGTTCTCTGTTGtaaatctgaatgtgtgtttatgctttgctttgttttacagCAGGTCATGGTGACCACGAAGATTGGGGAGTGCAGTACACAACTAATCACATATGTGCCCCTGCAAAATCAACAGTGACAATGAACTGCACCTACAAATACCCATTCAAAGAGATCGAGCGCAAGGTCACAGTCAGTGTCACAGATATAATCTGGTTTAAGAAAAACATAGATCAACATTATCATAATCTGTCAGCAGAACCTGAGTATAAAGGTCGAGTGACATATCACTGTGTTGACAAACGCTGCTCCTTGACAGTCAAAGACCTGGTAAAGGCAGACACAGGTTCTTACAAATTCAGATTTGAAACAACACATGAACGTAAGGCATATTCCGGTGTCCCTGGAGTCTCGTTGTCTGTTACAGGTAAAGtcattcaaatgttttcattcaagtCTCTGATGATGTGTATGTTGACAGCATAAAATAACTTTGGTGTTGCTGCTCACAGCCCTTCAGATCCACATACAAATGACTGAACCGAATGAGGTGGAGCTGTTTTGTAACAGCACTTGTAATATCCGCGATAATGTTCTCTACATCTGGTACAAGAATGAAACTGTTGTAGGAGAAGGACAGTCACAGAAGGCCACATTTGGTTCTGGGGACATCTATAAATGTGCGATAAAAAACCATGAGCAGTATCCTTCTCGTCCAGTGTGTGAGTTTAAaccctctttcttttcatttgtaatttaaTCTGATGGAAATATTAAACCAAATCTGAAGTAATAAAGTCAGTTTTAACATCTGACACATTACACCTCAATTTTATGACCAAAGCACATTTATTCTCACCAACATGTAATTCAgtgatgtattttatttatcctATCTATGCAGTCATAAACAGACTGTGATATGATTGCATTCTAATCACGTATATCTATGTTGATGTATCCTCCAGATGCTCCAAGGCTGCTCTCTATGGAAGTGACTCATAATGGTCAGATATTGGAGGGCACTTCAGTGACTCTGAACTGTCATACTAATGCTACACCAACAGCTGAACACACCTTGTACAAGgatgatgaaattaaagaaatcagCAGAGGGATGTCACACCAGTTTCAGCCAATCAAGTCCTCAGACTCTGGAAGATATTTCTGTAGAGCGGAGAATGGGCTGGGAAACACAAAAGGAAGCATCTTTATTGACGTGAAATGTGAGTGAACTGTATGTGACTGAGAAAGAATCATTACAATGATCAcattctttgtcttttattaagCAGTAGCTCCACCATTACAAGATCATTTACTCAGCTTAAAGACCTCTGTATAATATCCACCaaatttttttataaaataccTCCAAGATGATGTTACACATTGATCTCAGATTCGACAGTCAATTTTATAGTCTGTGTTTTTGAAGGTTGACCATGTGAAGATGGAAGTGTACCTACCTGTGTCTGTAGTTCGGTGAGCAGGtgtaatatgtatatatatataaaaaactatgTTTGTACATACAGATCCTCCAAGGGTTCCCTCTCTGTCAGTGAGTCCCTCTGCTGAGATGGTGGAGGGCAGTTCAGTGACTCTGACCTGTAGCAGTGATGCTAACCCAGCAGCTAATATCACCTGGTACAAGGAGAAACAAATACTGTTTCAAGGAGCAGAAGGAGTTTATCGTTTCCCCTCCATCAGGCCTGAGGATGGAGGGTTTTATTACTGCAAATGTCAGAATGAATATggacaaaataaatctgaatctCTGCACATAGATGTCCAGTGTAAGTCAATTCATTCGGACAAAAGTCTGCCAAAATCATGCATGCTAATGTTAAAACTGACATTATCTCCTCTTATGTTGTGAAATTGCTTACCAGATCCTCCGAAGAACATCTTGGTGTCAGTGAGTCCCTCTGCTGAGATGGTGGAGGGCAATTCAGTGAATCTGAGCTGTAGCAGTGATGCTAACCCAGCAGCTGATTACACCTGGTACAAGGAGGGTGAAGACTCACCAAAAGCTTCAGGACAGATCTTCACCATCACTGACCTCAGACCTGAACACAGTGGGAATTACTACTGTGTAGCAAAAAACACGAGGGGACCTGGGAGCTCCCTCTTTAACAAGACTGCTCTGATGGGtatgttttttaaatacactGTAAAATGTATGGATACcacaattaattattattattgtttatttttttatttgtttattatgtttatttattattatttatttatttatttactactTAGTTTCCCGTGAAGCATGGAAATCTGTAGCCATCGGAACAATCCTTGCTCTTTTGTTTGCTATTATACTCCTCTCAATTTTCCAATTGATAAAGTGAgtagatttattttataaaagcaatgtttgttaaattaatattatcttaaagtttgacatttaaataattaccagtttttattcattccaACCAGAATACAGAGAACCAAGCCATCATGTGACCATGAAGAGAGACCAAACCAGAGTGGCCCGGtacagtttaatttaaaatccAACACCTTTCTTGATGCTTAGTTCAATTCACACAGCTTAGCAAAAATTCGCATTGAAAAATAATTAGATTGAGAAGCGGTTTAGTCGAACTCTGTATTTCCCCTTTCTACTGTGTTGGTAGATTGCAGAagcacatttccattttatctTATCTATCTATTACAAGGCCCTCCTACTACGCCTTCTTCCCACAGGCCATTGGACTCCTCAATCCTCTTTAAAATTCTTCTCTTTGCAATGAAGCAATGCTGGAAGTAGCAAATGCTCTCGGTGCCTAAGAGCAGGTCTGGCAGCACAGTTTATACCAGATGGTAGTTAGGACTGAAATCCTGCTTCAAGTGAGGACATTCTAATCTGTcatgagttttttgttttttttttcttagggAAGGGGAAGAGGGAGTATGGACTCATCAGAAATTTGGGATTGACCATGAATCTAATTCCTGCCATTGATCATAAATTCTGGGTAACAATTACAAGAAATGCGAGTGAATGCAACTTTCCTCAAAGAGTGCATGAGCTGACCCTCAGGGATAGGATTAGGAGCTCTGGAAGGTGCTGGGATTCTCACTGGGGCAGGAGCAAGCCAAGAGGATACTGTAGGATGACAAATCTGGAAAAGACCAGGAGAAGCTGGATAATGCAGCTGTATAGAAGGGTCTTTGGAGTGCCTTGCTTTGCCTAATGTCAGAATGACATCAGAGTGACATTAGGCTAATGAGTTCAACGTTGTTACGTATTCaagattttaaaattaatttgtctTTGCAGCTTGAAACCAATCAGCCGGAGGAACAGGATGCAATTCACTATGCCAGTGTCAAGTTCAACGTGAACCAAACAGATCCCATCTATTCCAACATCGGACCAAGTAGACCCTGCAGacccgaggaggaggaggacgacaCTGTTGAGTATAGTGTTGTCAAATTCAATAGTTCCACCCCGAGGTGAGCATCTCAGGAATATCATCCTCactaaaaaggcaaaacaaaggaactgatgagttttattttcactgtctcCATAATCTCCTGACATCTGCCATGTTATTTGCTCAACAGACATCAGGAACCAGAGGAGGATCCAGCTGCATTGTACCAAACGGTCAAAAAAACTCACTGACATTTAGAGCAGTCAGTTTTTCTGCCGAATAAAACTTTATGGAGTCATTCATTCTCTCCAAAGGAtgaaatgaagatgatgaaactGACTTTGATGATCCCAGGAGTCTAAAATCAGTGCAGATTGACACTTTTGGATTTTATGGACTTGTCTTGACAGCCACTGGATAAAATACTATTTATGTAAAAGCTTCTGACTTTGGGTATTCCCCACCTTTCATCCATCTGAAATATATTGGCATCTTGTATTCTCTATAATGCAATAAGAGATTTAAAAGCCTTAATCCACTTACATAAGAATTTTTATGACACATTATATCGCTCTTGTTCATTTCACATGTCCAAGAGTTTGTAtgcttgtaatttatttttgtcatcaaaTTCAGATAGAAAAATTGTTCGTATATGGTCTAATTGTAGTGTCATGTTGTTGCCAGCAGATGTAACAATTGTACTATGTTTTACTGAAAGAAAATCATGTGAAGTAGTTTCCTcttacttttgtgtttttgtccaccAAAATCTCAAAATGTGTCTTTTGTATGAAATGCTTACGCTTCACATGTCAGAGGGCGGCTCCATTTAAGGACTCAGTGGTGAAACAGTTTGGAAAGCAGTGACTTTAAACTGCCGGACTTCGGAAACTTCTACTCCAGCATGatcagcatatatatatataaagtttgTGTTCAATGgagaatgaatgtaaaaaatgaaatgaaaagatccatccattcatttttatttttattattattattatttttttctgtttatctgaGGTTGGGTTGCAGTGCCAGCAGACGAAGCAAGGCGTTCCAGACATCCCTCTTCCACCCACTTCAGTCACTTGTAACCACACTGTCATTCTACAAAGCACATGTAGACTGACTGGTCAAACTCCCATGATCTCCACCACCACTCTTGCAAGGTTAAGGAACCGATCCACCGCTCCGAGGTTTGCTCCTTTCCAGCACTCTGAAGTCGGCTTTCTTTCAAATGACCAACGGTATCTCCAGTCAGCAGTTACTCTCCTTGACCGATCACAACCTGGATTGAATCCTGCTTCATGAGCCTTCCTTCCTCAAAGCCAAATGATAGTCCTCCTTCATAGCCtcatcaacccccccacccccgacaGACACAGCAAAGGTACCACTTC contains:
- the LOC115041385 gene encoding B-cell receptor CD22-like isoform X1, with amino-acid sequence MRGARLMLTTVARGFVFLAACLVVQAGHGDHEDWGVQYTTNHICAPAKSTVTMNCTYKYPFKEIERKVTVSVTDIIWFKKNIDQHYHNLSAEPEYKGRVTYHCVDKRCSLTVKDLVKADTGSYKFRFETTHERKAYSGVPGVSLSVTALQIHIQMTEPNEVELFCNSTCNIRDNVLYIWYKNETVVGEGQSQKATFGSGDIYKCAIKNHEQYPSRPVYAPRLLSMEVTHNGQILEGTSVTLNCHTNATPTAEHTLYKDDEIKEISRGMSHQFQPIKSSDSGRYFCRAENGLGNTKGSIFIDVKYPPRVPSLSVSPSAEMVEGSSVTLTCSSDANPAANITWYKEKQILFQGAEGVYRFPSIRPEDGGFYYCKCQNEYGQNKSESLHIDVQYPPKNILVSVSPSAEMVEGNSVNLSCSSDANPAADYTWYKEGEDSPKASGQIFTITDLRPEHSGNYYCVAKNTRGPGSSLFNKTALMVSREAWKSVAIGTILALLFAIILLSIFQLINFYSFQPEYREPSHHVTMKRDQTRVAREGEEGVWTHQKFGIDHESNSCH
- the LOC115041385 gene encoding B-cell receptor CD22-like isoform X2, whose translation is MRGARLMLTTVARGFVFLAACLVVQAGHGDHEDWGVQYTTNHICAPAKSTVTMNCTYKYPFKEIERKVTVSVTDIIWFKKNIDQHYHNLSAEPEYKGRVTYHCVDKRCSLTVKDLVKADTGSYKFRFETTHERKAYSGVPGVSLSVTALQIHIQMTEPNEVELFCNSTCNIRDNVLYIWYKNETVVGEGQSQKATFGSGDIYKCAIKNHEQYPSRPVYAPRLLSMEVTHNGQILEGTSVTLNCHTNATPTAEHTLYKDDEIKEISRGMSHQFQPIKSSDSGRYFCRAENGLGNTKGSIFIDVKYPPRVPSLSVSPSAEMVEGSSVTLTCSSDANPAANITWYKEKQILFQGAEGVYRFPSIRPEDGGFYYCKCQNEYGQNKSESLHIDVQYPPKNILVSVSPSAEMVEGNSVNLSCSSDANPAADYTWYKEGEDSPKASGQIFTITDLRPEHSGNYYCVAKNTRGPGSSLFNKTALMVSREAWKSVAIGTILALLFAIILLSIFQLIKIQRTKPSCDHEERPNQSGPGRGRGSMDSSEIWD
- the LOC115041385 gene encoding B-cell receptor CD22-like isoform X3 produces the protein MRGARLMLTTVARGFVFLAACLVVQAGHGDHEDWGVQYTTNHICAPAKSTVTMNCTYKYPFKEIERKVTVSVTDIIWFKKNIDQHYHNLSAEPEYKGRVTYHCVDKRCSLTVKDLVKADTGSYKFRFETTHERKAYSGVPGVSLSVTALQIHIQMTEPNEVELFCNSTCNIRDNVLYIWYKNETVVGEGQSQKATFGSGDIYKCAIKNHEQYPSRPVYAPRLLSMEVTHNGQILEGTSVTLNCHTNATPTAEHTLYKDDEIKEISRGMSHQFQPIKSSDSGRYFCRAENGLGNTKGSIFIDVKYPPRVPSLSVSPSAEMVEGSSVTLTCSSDANPAANITWYKEKQILFQGAEGVYRFPSIRPEDGGFYYCKCQNEYGQNKSESLHIDVQYPPKNILVSVSPSAEMVEGNSVNLSCSSDANPAADYTWYKEGEDSPKASGQIFTITDLRPEHSGNYYCVAKNTRGPGSSLFNKTALMVSREAWKSVAIGTILALLFAIILLSIFQLIKIQRTKPSCDHEERPNQSGPAIGLLNPL